A portion of the Spirochaetales bacterium genome contains these proteins:
- a CDS encoding uracil-DNA glycosylase: protein MTEKKNLYKRLWNVLNLIEDDALSGYRKTHPPLTMNTVPQKRTIQEDRNKALAACAGEIAGCMKCHLHFSRKTAVPGDGVIDPLLMIVGEGPGEEEDRTGRPFVGRAGKYLDKWLAAIGLSRASHCFIGNIVKCRPPHNRDPREEEISSCLPYLEKQIALLRPRAILCVGRIAAQILSERPGTSIGAIRGKQYGYRGIPLFATYHPSAVLRDQSLRQPVWDDLKRLKAFLDGLARPEKGG from the coding sequence ATGACGGAGAAGAAAAATCTTTATAAACGATTGTGGAATGTGTTGAACCTGATCGAGGACGATGCCTTATCCGGATACAGAAAGACGCATCCCCCACTCACAATGAATACCGTTCCCCAAAAAAGGACGATACAAGAGGATCGGAACAAAGCCCTTGCGGCGTGCGCGGGTGAAATAGCGGGCTGCATGAAATGCCATCTTCACTTCAGCAGAAAAACAGCCGTTCCGGGAGACGGAGTTATCGATCCGCTTTTGATGATAGTGGGTGAGGGGCCGGGTGAAGAAGAAGACAGGACGGGAAGGCCGTTTGTCGGCAGGGCGGGTAAATATCTCGACAAATGGCTTGCCGCGATAGGGCTGTCGAGGGCTTCTCATTGCTTTATCGGCAACATCGTCAAATGCCGTCCGCCCCACAATCGCGATCCGCGGGAAGAGGAAATATCATCCTGCCTGCCGTACCTCGAAAAACAGATCGCTTTACTGCGGCCCCGCGCGATTCTCTGCGTGGGAAGAATCGCCGCGCAGATTCTCTCAGAAAGGCCGGGGACGAGTATCGGGGCGATCCGCGGAAAGCAATACGGTTATCGGGGTATTCCCCTTTTCGCCACATACCATCCGAGCGCCGTGTTGCGGGACCAGTCGCTCAGGCAGCCGGTGTGGGACGATTTGAAACGACTCAAAGCCTTTTTGGACGGCCTCGCGCGTCCTGAGAAAGGCGGTTGA